A portion of the Malania oleifera isolate guangnan ecotype guangnan chromosome 3, ASM2987363v1, whole genome shotgun sequence genome contains these proteins:
- the LOC131151151 gene encoding uncharacterized protein LOC131151151, producing MEYEIHVTNGFRTNSSTPLVIWYYGVHHRRMIWGEALQEGEKFSWGLLIDFWGTVQFSCTIKWDRQRKRFEAFWVHQDGHRCFDLKKCFWLVTKDGIYFNSIEDLCSERHRRRFRNLTGIVSMNR from the exons ATGGAGTATGAGATTCACGTGACCAACGGGTTCAGGACCAACTCTTCAACTCCGCTGGTGATATGGTATTATGGTGTTCATCATCGGAGGATGATCTGGGGGGAAGCACTGCAGGAGGGGGAAAAGTTCAGCTGGGGACTCCTGATCGACTTCTGGGGAACCGTCCAATTCTCATGCACCATCAAGTGGGATCGTCAGAGGAAGAGGTTCGAGGCATTTTGGGTTCACCAGGACGGCCACCGATGCTTCGATCTCAAGAAATGCTTTTGGCTAGTGACGAAGGATGGGATTTACTTCAACAGCATTGAG GATTTGTGCTCTGAACGCCATAGGCGTCGGTTTAGGAATCTTACAGGCATAGTCTCCatgaataggtaa